TGGAAGCTCAGAACTATTATCTTGTAAAGTTTGCTTAACAGAGGAAACCTCCGCACGCAACGCAAACTGCTGCTTCAACTAGCTTTTAATTCTGACTTCTGCTCCCTGCTATAATTTTCAGTAAACATCATAATCTCAAGCATTCAAATCGATGTTTTCATAAATTTCAGCAATTTGAATTTGAAAATCAAAAGCACTAAAAGATAGCGTTTGGGATCTTCGTATTCTGAAAGTAGCCATTGATGCGCCGCAGTCTTGATATAGTGTTCAACATGAATGCTGTATTGATTGATTAGTAAATATTCGCAGAAACTATCAATGGTGCGGTAGGCAACAAACTTTTCGCCGCGATCGTAATCTTGTGTTGATTTAGATAAAACTTCAGCAATCATTACGGGATTGGTAATAGTATCGTTGCGTCCTGTTTGTAGTTGCAATGGACGGGGTACAACCATAACATCAGGATAAGTGTAGAGATTACCTCAGAAATCCATAGTCGCTGATCGGCAACAAAGATACTATAAGGTTTACCTTTCAAACTTCCTCTTAAAGCAGCATTGAGAATGCTAGCAATTTCATTATGTGCAGGAGTACCATCAGTCATTGGAATAATTTCTTGATTAATGTATTCGTGTCTCTCATCCGAGTTAACCTCGAAGTTAAGATACTCTTCAGGTGTATAGGTGCGTTGTTCAAGTGCTTGTGTCATTGTCTTTTTGCGCCAATGCTCTAAGCTATTAATTTAATTTATGTGATTGCTTTATTTAGTAATCTCTATACGTCTAAGCTAATTTGTTATCGTTGCCGTCCGATTGTTGTAATATAAATGACGGCTTCTTCAGCAGGAATTCCTAAGACTTCATTAACGAGATCATCAAAAAAGCCACCAATGCCACTCACACCTAGGTTGAGATAAATTGCTGCTAAATTTAATCTTTGTCCTAGATGTCCAGCATCCATATGCAAATAGCGGTAAACGCGATCGCCGTACTGAGTAACTGCGGTTTTTAAGTCTGCGGTGTGAAATAATACAGCAGCAGCATCGCGACCGAGTTCTTGCCCTAAACAGAGGTAATGTAACTCGCGGCGGAAGTTTTTAAAACGAATTTGTCGCAATTCTTGCGCTTTTGGTGCGTAGTAATAGCAGCCTTCTTCTAATCCACTGACTCCTGAGACAGCAACGAAGGTTTCGATTAAATTTAAGTCAAAGTAATCAGGAGCTTCATCTAAACCTTGTTCGATGTAATTTTGCGGTTGATACGTAAAATCAAGTAACGCCTTAAGTTCATCTACAGTTAAATCCGCACCACTGTAAGCCCGTGTTGAACGTCGCCGAAGAATTGTGCGTTCTAATCCTTCAAGATTTAAGCCCCAGTCGATGGGCGCAGTTGCAGTAGGAACCTTAAGACAGAAGGGAAAGTTGTACTTATCTTCTAGCGAGGTAGTGGGCGTAACTTCAGAACTATCTGCCTCCGCGTCAGGTTCAATTTGCGTTGCACGGTGACAGTAACCTAAAAGTTCGCCATCAGGTATATGAGGATAATTTGTTTGCGTAGTAGAAGGTAAAGCGGTAATTCCCACGGAAAAATTTTGTTGGACATCAAGTAAATCGGCTAAAGCGACAACCGCGATCGCGCCTTCTTGTTGTGCATCGAGGTAAAGTAATTGATTAACAATTTCATCGGCAAAACCACCGATCAAATGCGCCCGATAATCATTCAACGCACAGGCTAACTCAATATTTCCCAACAAGTGACCTGTATCCAGAAATATACGCCGATACGCGCGGTCTTGATAGCGCCATGCTGAGCGATAAAAAACGGCTGTGGTGACAATCGCTAAATTGGTTTTCTCTAATGCAGAGTGTGCAAAACAAGCGGTTTGCAACGATTGCCAAACATCATTTTCCCAAAAGTGAATCAAGGAGTGTGTCTGTGGTTGGTAACTATACAATCCTGCTGGAAGTAACGGTGTTCCGCGCGAAATCAGATAAACTTCAGCTGGATACAAACCACCCGCCGAAGGTGCAGCCCGTAAATAAATCGGGTTCATCATGCTAGGCAATTTCGCCGTTAGCCCATAGCTGCAAAATAAGAGTCGCGATAATCGTCGCCACCACAAGGCGACAGGTTCATCGGAAAAGGCAAGATTTTCTTCTTGGATGTAAGGCTTTAAGTCATAGCTTGTGCCAATTTTGTAATCTTTAAACGGGACTGGTTGCTTATTCCAATCCAGCCCTTGACTTTTAGCGGTGATCGTTTCAGGGTGATATTTAGTGCGATCGTGGTAATGTTGAGCAATTGATTTGTGATGTTCCGGCATAGAAGAAAAAAACCTTAGCGGTTTCAACCGCAGCGATAAAGGCAAAACCTGTCTTCACAAGTCTTTACAACGCTTATTCTTGTGTTAATCCACGTCAGTGGATTTTGTTTGTTAAGCTGTGACGTTAGTCGCCGTACTTATTGATCTTGCCATTCTTCGGCCGGAAAGTGGGATTTTATTTTACTTTGTATCAATCGATTTAAACAACTCCAGAATAAATCAATCCCCGATGAACATCCAACGTTAAGATTGCTCCATCGCGAATGACTTCTGTAGCTTGTTTAACACCAACAATCACTGGGACATTCAAGCATTGTCCAATCACTGCGGCATGACACGTCGAACTTTCTTCCTCGATAATAATCGCAGCAGCTTTACGAATTGCTTCAACATAATTAGCATTCGTACTCGATGCAACGAGAATTTCTCCAGGATTAAACTTACCAACATCCATTGGGTCATATGCCACGCGGGCGCGTCCACTCACTGAACCTTGTCCAATGCCATGACCGCGACCGAGAATTGCTTTGACGACTTCAACTTTGATGAGATCGGTAGAACCCGAAACACCTTGAAGAGTTCCAGCAGTCATCACGACTAAATCGCCTTGTTTGAGTAATTGCTTTTCCTGAGCAACATTCAATGCAGCTTGAAACGTCTGATTTGTCGAAGCTAAATCTAGGAGTAACAAGGGTTTAACACCCCATACCAGTTGCAATTGTCGCGCAATCTCGACGTGTGGTGTAATCGCGAGTATTGGTGTTGCTGGACGAAACTTAGAAACGTTACGCGCAGTCGAACCGGTTTTTGTCAGCGTCATAATTGCTGAAGCTTCCAACTGTTCCGCAATTTGACCTACGGCTTGGCTAATCGCATTGGGAATTGAATGGCGGGTATCTTTAATTTTGTGTGGATTTGCAGCTAAACCTTGTTCTTGCTCGATTCTGACCGCAATTCGTGCCATTGTTGCGACAGCTTCCACCGGATACTTACCTACAGCAGTTTCGTTAGAAAGCATTACAGCATCGGTACCATCTAAGATCGCGTTGGCAACGTCAGAAACTTCCGCGCGAGTTGGTCGCGGACTGTGTACCATGCTGTCTAACATCTGTGTCGCTGTAATAATTGGAATACCCAAGCGGTTTGCCGTCGCAATCAAGCGCTTTTGTAAGATAGGAACATCTTCAGCGGGAAGTTCTACGCCCAAATCGCCTCTGGCAACCATAACGCCATCGCATAAAGCCAAGATCGCTTCCATTTGTTCGATCGCTTCATGCTTTTCGATTTTGGCAACGACTGGTACTTGCTTTCCTGTACTGGAAATCAGGTCTTTCACTTCTAAAACGTCTTGCGGGTTACGCACAAACGACAGTGCTACCCAATCCACACCTTGATCGAGACCGAACATTAAATCTTCACGGTCTTTTTCTGTCAGTGCCTTGATTGATAAATAGACGCCTGGAAAATTGACTCCTTTGTTGTTAGAAAGTACCCCACCTACAACAACGCGACAATGCAACTCTTGGGCGATGCGATCAACTTCTTTAACGACCATTTCAACTCGACCATCATCGAGGAGAATTGTCGCACCGACAGGAACTTCTTGTGCTAGGTTATCGTAAGTCACGCAACTTTTATGCTGTGTACCAACAATTGGCTGGCTCGTGAGAGTAAATACATCTCCTTTGCACACGACGACAGAACCAGTTTCAAATCGTCCTAAGCGAATTTTTGGTCCTTGTAAATCTTGCAGAATAGCTACGGGTTGATCGAGTTCAAAGGCGATTTGGCGAATTAGACGGACGCTACGTTGATGATCGGCATGAGTACCATGTGAGAAATTAAGCCGTAGGGTCGTAGCGCCTGCTTCAATCAACGCACGTAGTACTTCGGGCTGGCTAGTGGCTGGACCAATGGTGGCGACAATTTTCGTCCGACGTGGGGAGGAACCTGGTAGTTGCATTGAGGCTATTCCTGATTAATGAAGAAGAAGAGCGCTTTTTTGTTATTAACTAAAAGATAATAAATTGAACCTTAAGAGTTACTTTGGAATGATATAGTTCATTTCGACAATCAAATCTTATCTTGCCTCTGTTACTGCTGTAAAAGCAGCAGTCAGTTTTTCTGCAATTTTGCTGGGTGACAACTCGACTGTGTAGCACTACAGGCAAGCAAAATGCTTACCCGATCATATTTCATCTAATCAACCTCGTCGTTGATCGCCTTCATAATTGCTACCCGTGAATGCTTAGCACCTGCGCCGAGGAGCTTTTTTCATTCTAAAATTCAAAATTCTATGACTTCTGCTATACAAAACTTTAATATTGAGATAGCCGTATCATACACTACTCAATACCTTCTGCAAAAGGAGTTAACAGATGCTCATGTCAGAGGCACAAAAGCCAATGACAGTCCCCAAGGAGTTTTTAATTGCGCCAGGGGGTCTAAACATTACAGTCACAATGTTTTTAACCGCAGTCATCATGCTAGTCTTGTCTAATTTAGGCTACTGGCTGTGGGAATGGCCGCACTGGTGCTGCTTTACAACGAATGTGCTGGCTTTACACATTGCGGGTACAGTCATTCACGATGCTTGTCATCAATCTGCCCACCGTAACCGCACAATTAACGCAATTTTAGGGCATGGTAGTGCGTTGATGTTAGCGTTTTCCTTTCCTGTCTTTACGCGAGTACATTTGCAGCATCACGCCCATGTCAATGATCCTGAAAACGATCCTGATTATTTTGTTTCTACCGCAGGTCCGCTGTGGTTGATTAATGCTCGATTTCTATATCACGAGATATTTTTCTTCAAACGGCAACTGTGGCGCAATTATGAGTTGCTAGAATGGTTTATCGGTCGTTTGATTGTTGTCGCCATCTTTTGGGTTTCGATTCAGTACCATTTCTTGGGTTACATCCTGAATTTTTGGTTTATTCCTTCTGCGGTTGTGGGCCTCGCTTTAGGATTATTCTTTGATTATTTCCCTCATCGTCCCCATGAATCGCGCGATCGCTGGAAAAATGCCCGCGTTTACCCTAATCGCATCTTGAATCTACTAATTATGGGGCAAAACTATCACTTAATTCACCATCTATGGCCTTCAATTCCCTGGTATAATTATCAACCCGCTTACTATGCGACTAAGCCGCTGCTTGATGCGAAAGGTTCTCCGCAAACTTTAGGCATCTTACAAGCAAGAAAAGATTTCTGGAATTTTGTTTATGACGTGTTTATCGGTATTCGCTTACACCATCATAAAAATAGAGGTCAGAGGTCGGAGATCAGGGTTAAAAGTTAGTTGAAGTAAAAGACACATATTCTTACCCATTACCAATTACCCACATGACCAAGCTTGAACTTACGTGTATTTTCACTCACTGCTAGCCTCGTGGCGGCTTTTGATCTGTGGTGATTTTTTTGCAATACGCCAGCATTGGTGCGATCGCCTTAACCTACTTAGGCTTGGGTTTGGGTTACTTTCCAGGGTTACGCATGAATCGGGCGACGATCGCGCTTGTCGGTTCTGCGGTTCTTATTGCCTTGGGTGTACTAAGTCTTGCTGAAGCATGGCAGGCGATTGACCCGAAAACGATTGTTTTCCTGCTAAGTATGATGATCGTTAACGCGAATCTTGCTTATGCAGGTTTCTTTCAAGTCGCGCTGGCGTTTCTTTTACACTTGACGCGCAGTCCTTTTGGTTTATTAGTTGTTTTAACGTTTGGCAGCGGATTTCTTTCGGCATTTCTACTTAACGACACGTTAGCACTCGTCTTTACACCCTTAACTCTTTCGCTCACACAGACGCTGAAACTCAATCCGATTCCTTACTTATTAGCTTTGGCTGCGGCTACAAATATTGGTTCGGTTGCCACAATTAGCGGGAATCCGCAAAATATCTTGATTGGTTCGTTTTCGGGGATCGGTTATGTCGAATTTGCTCGCGTTCTTGCGCCGGTGGCGGTGGTAGGATTGTGTTTGCAAATCGCTCTACTGTGGTGGTACTACCCTGAAGTGCGTTCACTGCAAGCGGTTCCTGGTGAAGCAACGCAAGTTAGTTATCGCATATATCGACCGCTATTTATCAAAAGCGTTGTTATTACCTTAGCGCTATTGACAAGTTTTGTCTTAGGTGTTCCGCTGGCTGAGGCGGCGTTAGTTGCTGCGGCTTTATTATTGATTACACGGCGGTTGAAACCCGAACGCGTTCTTAACGAAATCGACTGGAATTTACTCGTGATGTTTTCCGGCTTATTTATTTTGACGCGGGGTACGCAAAAACTGGATTTGCTAGCCCCATTCACCACTTGGGTAAACGATCCTGCCGGACTACTCGGAGTCACCGCAATTTTATCAAATCTCATCTCTAATGTTCCCGCAGTGCTTTTGATTGAACCGTTGATTTCGCGAGAAGATATGCGCTCATGGTTGATGCTAGCAGCGGGAGCAACTTTAGCCGGAAATTTATCGTTATTTGGTGCTGTAGCTAATTTAATTACAGCAGAAGCAGCCGCAAGATTAGGTTATAAACTCACGTTTTGGGAACACTTGCGGTTTGGCTTACCGCTAACTGTGTTGACACTCACTATCGTTTATTTTTGGGTACGTTAAATATTATTTTCCGCAGGTACGACACCCACGCTACGATAAATTAAACATTCAAAATTCCCTCAACGCCACTTCTCTCAAAGGAGGACATCTCCGCACAAGAGTGGCTCCCCCTGTTTGGGGATAAATTCCAGTCGGGGCGTAAGGATTTCGCCCCACGCAAATAAGTGTGATAAATCTGGGTGTGGGAAACGGGGAGATTAACGTGGAGTAGTAAGCGGACACACCGTTGTAAACTGCGCTCTACGTGCATTTGCTGTACATCGAGCATCGGGACATTATCCCAACACGGACGTTCGCGGGCGATCGCTGCGGGAAAGACAACATCGAGATCGCGGGTGACTGAGAATGTCGCACTAATAATCTGACTAGGTTCGAGTTGGTTTCGTGCTTCAATTTCTGCTAGTAGTTCTAACACGGCTTCTCGGATTGCCTCGTAGGTATTTTCTGAAACCGTTGTTGCACCGCGAATTGCTCGAACTTGCCACTCCACGCTGAATCTCCTTTTACACTTGCTTGTCGCTGCTGTCGCGCGATCGTCATTGCCAATATTATGGTCTATACAACCATAACGGTAGACCATTAGTAGAAAGATCAAACTCTACCCAATCGATTCCAGATGATATGCAGGACGAGATTTGACTATCTCCTGAAATTAGCCGTGTCAGCAATGGCTTGCGTTCTTCTAACGTGTAACACAAAGTTTTCTCTGGATCTAGCCCTACAAGTTCTGCTGCCCAACGACGGGCATCTTCTTCTGTACCGAGACGGTCTACCACGCCTAATTCTAATGCTTGCTGTCCTGTAAAGATCCGACCATCAGCAAAACTTTTTACAGTCTCTACTGACAAGTTCCGCCCCTCGGCAACAGTTTGCACGAATTGGATGTAGCTTGTATCGATTAATTCTTGTAATATATTTTCTTCCGGTTGAGTTAATTCGCGGTCGAATGCCAAAATATCTTTATAAGGACCTGACTTAACGACCTTAAACGACACCCCAACTTTTTGCAGGAGGCGTTCGAGATTATTGCCTCGGAGAATTACACCAATACTTCCGGTAATGGTGCCAGGGTTCGCCATGATATGTTGTGCGCCCATACCAATGTACACGCCACCAGAAGCCGAAATATTGCCAAAGCTAGCAACAATCTTAATCTTGTCGCGCAGGCGCTTTAAGGCACTGTAAATTTCTTGGGAATCGCCAACTGTTCCCCCTGGGCTATCAATGCGTAGAAGTAAAGCAGGAAAACGTTTCTCTTCTACTGTTTTGAGGGCGTCGAGGACTCGCTTGCGGGTTGCACTAGCGATCGCCCCTGTAATTTCAATTCGTGCAATTTGTTTCCGAAACGACGGCTTAAAAGGCCACACCATGAGCAGTCTAAACTGATTTGAGTAAATTAATATCGAGGGGTCAGAGGTCAGAGGGCTCAATCGATTTGAGTCAATTCATATCAACCCTTTCGATCCTTGACCTATGCTGTACTTAGAAATCTACACTCATCTTAATTTTTTTTACCCGTGTCTGGGTTGTCTTCATGAAAATACATAATTGATTACAATCAGAAGTATTGTGTTATTTCAGCGGTTAGCAATTGCATGCAAATCAAACTAACTGAATCTCGACTTCCCTTCGCGTCACTTTTATTAATTGCACCATTTTTTTTGTGGGGAACCGCAATGGTAGCAATGAAAGGAGTCATCCCGCATACGACAGCGCTGTTTATGGCAGGAGTGCGGTTAGTGCCTGCCGGAATTTTAGTATTAGCAGCAAGTGCGATTATGCGTAAACCGCAGCCTCAAAGTTGGCAAGCGTGGTTGTGGATTAGCATTTTTGCGCTTGTCGATGGCACGCTGTTTCAAGGCTTCCTTGCTGAGGGGTTAGTGCGCACGAGTGCGGGGTTGGGTTCAGTGATGATTGATTCGCAGCCGATTGCTGTGGCTTTGCTATCGTGTTGGTTATTTGGCGAAAGCATCGGGGTGTGGGGCTGGCTTGGATTGTGTATTGGTATTGTGGGAATTGGGTTGATTGGTTTACCAGACGAATGGTTTTTAGGTACGGCAAGTTCTGTTAATCTTACTTTCGCTTCCTTATTTGAAAGTGGTGAATGGTTAATGCTACTCGCTGCGCTGTCGATGGCGGTGGGAACCGTAATTATTCGTTATGTCAGTCGCTATGCTGACCCAGTCGTGGCAACAGGGTGGCATATGATTTTAGGAGGATTGCCATTATTTGCATTGAGTAGTGCGATAGAGTCACAGCAGTGGGGCAATATCGATTTATCCGGCTGGATGGCGCTGGGGTATTCGACAATATTTGGAAGTGCGATCGCTTATGGTTTATTCTTTTACTTTGCCTCTAGCGGAAACCTTACAAGCTTGAGTTCATTAACTTTTCTGACGCCTGTTTTTGCTTTATTATTTGGTAATCTCTTACTTGGTGAAGTTCTTAGCCCTCTACAATGGGCTGGTGTTAGTTTAACTTTGATTAGCATTTACCTAATTAATCAGCGCGAAGCTTTGGGAATTAGTGGTAAAATCTCTGCGGTGACAGAAGAATTAGAAACAACTACTGTACCTGTTTCTTTATCAATTGAAGA
This sequence is a window from Chroogloeocystis siderophila 5.2 s.c.1. Protein-coding genes within it:
- a CDS encoding Uma2 family endonuclease, whose product is MVVPRPLQLQTGRNDTITNPVMIAEVLSKSTQDYDRGEKFVAYRTIDSFCEYLLINQYSIHVEHYIKTAAHQWLLSEYEDPKRYLLVLLIFKFKLLKFMKTSI
- a CDS encoding Uma2 family endonuclease, which translates into the protein MTQALEQRTYTPEEYLNFEVNSDERHEYINQEIIPMTDGTPAHNEIASILNAALRGSLKGKPYSIFVADQRLWISEVISTLILMLWLYPVHCNYKQDATILLPIP
- a CDS encoding SagB/ThcOx family dehydrogenase, giving the protein MPEHHKSIAQHYHDRTKYHPETITAKSQGLDWNKQPVPFKDYKIGTSYDLKPYIQEENLAFSDEPVALWWRRLSRLLFCSYGLTAKLPSMMNPIYLRAAPSAGGLYPAEVYLISRGTPLLPAGLYSYQPQTHSLIHFWENDVWQSLQTACFAHSALEKTNLAIVTTAVFYRSAWRYQDRAYRRIFLDTGHLLGNIELACALNDYRAHLIGGFADEIVNQLLYLDAQQEGAIAVVALADLLDVQQNFSVGITALPSTTQTNYPHIPDGELLGYCHRATQIEPDAEADSSEVTPTTSLEDKYNFPFCLKVPTATAPIDWGLNLEGLERTILRRRSTRAYSGADLTVDELKALLDFTYQPQNYIEQGLDEAPDYFDLNLIETFVAVSGVSGLEEGCYYYAPKAQELRQIRFKNFRRELHYLCLGQELGRDAAAVLFHTADLKTAVTQYGDRVYRYLHMDAGHLGQRLNLAAIYLNLGVSGIGGFFDDLVNEVLGIPAEEAVIYITTIGRQR
- the pyk gene encoding pyruvate kinase, whose protein sequence is MQLPGSSPRRTKIVATIGPATSQPEVLRALIEAGATTLRLNFSHGTHADHQRSVRLIRQIAFELDQPVAILQDLQGPKIRLGRFETGSVVVCKGDVFTLTSQPIVGTQHKSCVTYDNLAQEVPVGATILLDDGRVEMVVKEVDRIAQELHCRVVVGGVLSNNKGVNFPGVYLSIKALTEKDREDLMFGLDQGVDWVALSFVRNPQDVLEVKDLISSTGKQVPVVAKIEKHEAIEQMEAILALCDGVMVARGDLGVELPAEDVPILQKRLIATANRLGIPIITATQMLDSMVHSPRPTRAEVSDVANAILDGTDAVMLSNETAVGKYPVEAVATMARIAVRIEQEQGLAANPHKIKDTRHSIPNAISQAVGQIAEQLEASAIMTLTKTGSTARNVSKFRPATPILAITPHVEIARQLQLVWGVKPLLLLDLASTNQTFQAALNVAQEKQLLKQGDLVVMTAGTLQGVSGSTDLIKVEVVKAILGRGHGIGQGSVSGRARVAYDPMDVGKFNPGEILVASSTNANYVEAIRKAAAIIIEEESSTCHAAVIGQCLNVPVIVGVKQATEVIRDGAILTLDVHRGLIYSGVV
- the crtR gene encoding beta-carotene hydroxylase; translated protein: MSEAQKPMTVPKEFLIAPGGLNITVTMFLTAVIMLVLSNLGYWLWEWPHWCCFTTNVLALHIAGTVIHDACHQSAHRNRTINAILGHGSALMLAFSFPVFTRVHLQHHAHVNDPENDPDYFVSTAGPLWLINARFLYHEIFFFKRQLWRNYELLEWFIGRLIVVAIFWVSIQYHFLGYILNFWFIPSAVVGLALGLFFDYFPHRPHESRDRWKNARVYPNRILNLLIMGQNYHLIHHLWPSIPWYNYQPAYYATKPLLDAKGSPQTLGILQARKDFWNFVYDVFIGIRLHHHKNRGQRSEIRVKS
- a CDS encoding anion transporter, translated to MVIFLQYASIGAIALTYLGLGLGYFPGLRMNRATIALVGSAVLIALGVLSLAEAWQAIDPKTIVFLLSMMIVNANLAYAGFFQVALAFLLHLTRSPFGLLVVLTFGSGFLSAFLLNDTLALVFTPLTLSLTQTLKLNPIPYLLALAAATNIGSVATISGNPQNILIGSFSGIGYVEFARVLAPVAVVGLCLQIALLWWYYPEVRSLQAVPGEATQVSYRIYRPLFIKSVVITLALLTSFVLGVPLAEAALVAAALLLITRRLKPERVLNEIDWNLLVMFSGLFILTRGTQKLDLLAPFTTWVNDPAGLLGVTAILSNLISNVPAVLLIEPLISREDMRSWLMLAAGATLAGNLSLFGAVANLITAEAAARLGYKLTFWEHLRFGLPLTVLTLTIVYFWVR
- the aroH gene encoding chorismate mutase — its product is MEWQVRAIRGATTVSENTYEAIREAVLELLAEIEARNQLEPSQIISATFSVTRDLDVVFPAAIARERPCWDNVPMLDVQQMHVERSLQRCVRLLLHVNLPVSHTQIYHTYLRGAKSLRPDWNLSPNRGSHSCAEMSSFERSGVEGILNV
- the sppA gene encoding signal peptide peptidase SppA; translated protein: MVWPFKPSFRKQIARIEITGAIASATRKRVLDALKTVEEKRFPALLLRIDSPGGTVGDSQEIYSALKRLRDKIKIVASFGNISASGGVYIGMGAQHIMANPGTITGSIGVILRGNNLERLLQKVGVSFKVVKSGPYKDILAFDRELTQPEENILQELIDTSYIQFVQTVAEGRNLSVETVKSFADGRIFTGQQALELGVVDRLGTEEDARRWAAELVGLDPEKTLCYTLEERKPLLTRLISGDSQISSCISSGIDWVEFDLSTNGLPLWLYRP
- a CDS encoding DMT family transporter, whose translation is MQIKLTESRLPFASLLLIAPFFLWGTAMVAMKGVIPHTTALFMAGVRLVPAGILVLAASAIMRKPQPQSWQAWLWISIFALVDGTLFQGFLAEGLVRTSAGLGSVMIDSQPIAVALLSCWLFGESIGVWGWLGLCIGIVGIGLIGLPDEWFLGTASSVNLTFASLFESGEWLMLLAALSMAVGTVIIRYVSRYADPVVATGWHMILGGLPLFALSSAIESQQWGNIDLSGWMALGYSTIFGSAIAYGLFFYFASSGNLTSLSSLTFLTPVFALLFGNLLLGEVLSPLQWAGVSLTLISIYLINQREALGISGKISAVTEELETTTVPVSLSIEDSEP